The Pseudomonas triclosanedens genome has a window encoding:
- a CDS encoding flagellar basal body P-ring protein FlgI — protein sequence MLCVLLAMPAAHAERLKDIATIQGVRNNQLIGYGLVVGLDGTGDQTTQTPFTLQTFNNMLAQFGIKVPANVGNVQLKNVAAVSIHADLPPFSKPGQTIDITVSSIGNAKSLRGGSLLMTQLKGIDGQTYAVAQGNLVVGGFDAEGRDGSKITVNVPSAGRIPGGATVERAVPSGFDQGNSLTLNLNRPDFTTAKHIVDRINELLGPGVAQAIDGGSVRVSAPLDPNQRVDYMSVLENLEVQSGEAVAKVIINSRTGTIVIGQNVRVSPAAVTHGSLTVTITEDPIVSQPGPFSNGQTAVVPRSRVNADQEAKPMFKFGPGTTLDEIVRAVNQVGAAPSDLMAILEALKQAGALQADLIVI from the coding sequence ATGCTCTGTGTGCTGCTGGCGATGCCCGCCGCCCATGCCGAGCGCCTGAAGGACATCGCCACCATCCAGGGTGTGCGCAATAACCAGTTGATCGGCTACGGCCTGGTGGTCGGCCTCGACGGGACCGGCGACCAGACCACCCAGACGCCCTTCACCCTGCAGACCTTCAACAACATGCTGGCCCAGTTCGGCATCAAGGTGCCGGCCAACGTCGGCAACGTGCAGTTGAAGAACGTCGCGGCGGTATCGATCCATGCCGACCTGCCGCCGTTCTCCAAGCCGGGCCAGACCATCGACATCACCGTGTCCTCCATCGGCAACGCCAAGAGCCTGCGTGGTGGCAGCCTGCTGATGACCCAGCTCAAGGGCATCGACGGCCAGACCTACGCCGTGGCCCAGGGCAACCTGGTGGTGGGCGGCTTCGACGCCGAGGGCCGCGACGGCTCCAAGATCACCGTCAACGTACCGTCGGCCGGCCGTATCCCCGGCGGCGCCACGGTAGAGCGCGCGGTGCCGAGCGGCTTCGACCAGGGCAACAGCCTGACCCTCAACCTCAACCGCCCGGACTTCACCACCGCCAAGCACATCGTCGACCGCATCAACGAACTGCTCGGTCCGGGTGTGGCCCAGGCCATCGACGGCGGCTCGGTGCGCGTCAGCGCGCCGCTGGACCCGAACCAGCGCGTGGACTACATGTCGGTCCTGGAAAACCTCGAAGTGCAGAGCGGCGAGGCGGTAGCCAAGGTCATCATCAACTCGCGCACCGGCACCATCGTGATCGGCCAGAACGTGCGCGTGTCGCCGGCCGCCGTGACCCACGGCAGCCTTACCGTGACCATCACCGAAGACCCCATCGTCAGCCAGCCGGGCCCGTTCTCCAACGGCCAGACCGCCGTGGTGCCGCGCTCGCGGGTCAATGCTGACCAGGAAGCCAAGCCGATGTTCAAGTTCGGCCCCGGCACCACGCTGGATGAAATCGTACGCGCCGTGAACCAGGTGGGCGCCGCGCCCAGCGACCTGATGGCGATCCTCGAAGCCCTGAAACAGGCCGGCGCGCTGCAAGCCGACCTGATCGTGATCTGA
- the flgF gene encoding flagellar basal-body rod protein FlgF — protein sequence MDKMLYVSMSGASQNTLAMRAHANNLANISTNGFRRDFEQARSMQVFGDSFPARVYAMSERPATDFSAGSLQETGRDLDVAAKGDAWIAVQAPDGGEAYVRTGSLEIDALGQLRTGDGLPVIGNGGPIAVPPQEKIDIGEDGTISIRGLGDNPSVVAEVDRIKLVTPDPKQLEKGADGLVRIKQQPGQPAAQADANARIESGFLEASNVNAVEEMTSILSLSRQFELHVKMMRTAEDDSAAMARVLQFS from the coding sequence ATGGACAAGATGCTGTATGTGTCGATGAGCGGAGCGAGCCAGAACACCCTGGCCATGCGCGCTCATGCCAACAACCTGGCGAACATCTCTACCAACGGCTTCCGCCGTGACTTCGAGCAGGCACGCTCGATGCAGGTGTTCGGCGACAGTTTCCCGGCGCGGGTCTACGCGATGAGCGAGCGTCCGGCCACCGACTTCTCCGCTGGCAGCCTCCAGGAAACCGGCCGTGACCTCGACGTCGCCGCCAAGGGCGACGCCTGGATCGCCGTGCAGGCTCCCGATGGCGGCGAAGCCTACGTGCGCACCGGTAGCCTGGAAATCGACGCCCTCGGCCAGCTGCGCACCGGCGATGGCTTGCCGGTGATCGGCAACGGTGGGCCGATTGCCGTGCCGCCGCAGGAAAAGATCGATATCGGCGAGGACGGCACCATCAGCATTCGCGGCCTGGGCGACAACCCCAGCGTCGTCGCCGAGGTGGACCGCATCAAGCTGGTCACCCCGGATCCGAAGCAACTGGAGAAGGGCGCCGATGGCCTCGTGCGCATCAAGCAGCAGCCCGGACAGCCGGCGGCGCAGGCCGATGCCAACGCCAGGATCGAGTCGGGTTTCCTCGAAGCGAGCAACGTCAACGCGGTGGAAGAGATGACTTCGATCCTCTCTCTGTCCCGCCAATTCGAGCTTCACGTAAAGATGATGCGCACTGCCGAAGACGATTCGGCGGCAATGGCGCGGGTTTTGCAATTTAGCTAA
- the flgG gene encoding flagellar basal-body rod protein FlgG, which yields MLPALWVSKTGLSAQDMNLTTISNNLANVSTTGFKRDRAEFQDLLYQIKRQPGANSTQDSQLPSGLQLGTGVRIVGTQKNFTEGSLQTTDQPLDMAVNGRGFFQVLMPDGTVGYTRDGSFHLNSDGQIVTANGYALEPAVVVPNETQTFTVGQDGTVSVTTNANPQPQIIGNIQTADFINPAGLQAIGNNLFLETGSSGAPQVGTPGLNGLGTVQQNTLENSNVNVVEELVNMITTQRAYEMNSKVISTADQMLSFVTQNL from the coding sequence ATGCTTCCGGCACTGTGGGTCAGCAAGACGGGTCTTTCGGCCCAGGACATGAACCTGACCACCATTTCCAACAACCTGGCGAACGTTTCGACCACGGGCTTCAAGCGCGACCGCGCGGAGTTCCAGGACCTGCTGTACCAGATCAAACGTCAGCCGGGCGCCAACTCCACCCAGGACAGCCAACTGCCTTCCGGCCTGCAGCTGGGCACCGGTGTGCGCATCGTCGGCACTCAGAAGAACTTCACCGAAGGCAGCCTGCAGACCACCGACCAGCCGCTGGATATGGCGGTCAACGGTCGCGGCTTCTTCCAGGTACTGATGCCGGACGGCACCGTCGGCTACACCCGTGACGGCAGCTTCCACCTGAATTCCGACGGTCAGATCGTCACCGCCAACGGCTATGCGCTGGAGCCGGCGGTGGTCGTGCCGAACGAGACCCAGACCTTCACCGTCGGCCAGGACGGCACCGTCTCCGTGACCACCAACGCCAACCCGCAGCCGCAGATCATCGGCAACATCCAGACCGCCGACTTCATCAACCCGGCAGGCCTGCAGGCGATCGGCAACAACCTGTTCCTGGAAACCGGCTCCAGCGGCGCGCCGCAGGTCGGCACGCCGGGCCTCAATGGCCTGGGCACCGTGCAGCAGAACACCCTGGAAAACTCCAACGTCAACGTGGTCGAGGAACTGGTGAACATGATCACCACCCAGCGCGCCTACGAGATGAACTCCAAGGTCATCTCCACCGCCGACCAGATGCTGTCCTTCGTGACCCAGAACTTGTAG
- the flgH gene encoding flagellar basal body L-ring protein FlgH, translating to MNRSHLLPLLAIAALAGCVSPPPKPDDPYYAPVLPRTPMPAAQNNGSIYQAGFDNSLYGDRKAFRVGDIITITLNEKTQASKKANSDISKDSKTKLGLTSMFGGGLTTNNPVGSGDLSLSAEYGGSRDAKGDSQAGQSNSLTGSVTVTVAEVMPNGILAVRGEKWMTLNTGNELVRIAGLIRADDIATDNTVSSTRVADARITYSGTGAFADASQPGWFDRFFLSPLFPF from the coding sequence ATGAACCGTTCCCACCTCCTTCCGCTGCTGGCCATCGCCGCGCTGGCCGGGTGCGTAAGTCCTCCGCCGAAGCCGGACGACCCCTATTACGCTCCGGTGCTGCCGCGCACCCCGATGCCTGCCGCGCAGAACAACGGTTCGATCTACCAGGCCGGTTTCGACAACAGCCTCTATGGCGACCGCAAGGCCTTCCGTGTCGGCGACATCATTACCATCACCCTCAACGAGAAGACCCAGGCCAGCAAGAAAGCCAACTCCGACATTTCCAAGGACAGCAAGACCAAGCTGGGCCTGACCTCGATGTTCGGCGGCGGCCTGACCACCAACAACCCGGTCGGCAGCGGCGACCTCAGCCTGAGCGCCGAATACGGCGGCTCCCGCGATGCCAAGGGCGATAGCCAGGCAGGGCAGAGCAACAGCCTTACCGGTTCGGTCACCGTCACCGTGGCCGAGGTCATGCCCAACGGCATCCTGGCGGTGCGCGGCGAGAAATGGATGACCCTGAACACCGGCAACGAACTGGTGCGCATCGCCGGCCTGATCCGCGCCGACGATATCGCTACCGACAACACCGTGTCGTCCACCCGCGTGGCCGATGCGCGCATCACCTACTCGGGCACCGGCGCATTCGCCGACGCGAGCCAGCCTGGCTGGTTCGACCGCTTCTTCCTAAGCCCGCTGTTCCCGTTCTGA
- the flgJ gene encoding flagellar assembly peptidoglycan hydrolase FlgJ has translation MDAKLLSAGTSGTNSGAYTDLNRLAQLKSGAGRDSQANIRKVAQEFESLFMNEMLKSMRSANDVLAEGNYMNSSTTKQYQEMYDQQLSVSLSTKGHGIGLSDVMTRQLSQMNGGKRAGASNPFANVAGANSKLHSTSTWPSTSGVNASGKALPQPQEGRDDSKLLNARRLALPGKLADRVMAGIVPGAATAPERGSPLAGNDWQTARSYASAVDAIDAAAGAQDVSGRRYAQPPLAPGKSAFASADEFVATMMPMAQKAADRIGVDPRYLVAQAALETGWGKSIIRDQDGSSSHNLFGIKAGSSWGGDSARALTSEYENGKKVKEVAAFRSYDSFEQSFNDYVSFLQNNDRYSDALGSTERPEQFMKELQRAGYATDPNYARKVAQIAKQMQVYQAVAAADTPPLG, from the coding sequence ATGGACGCGAAGCTGCTTTCCGCTGGTACCTCCGGCACCAACTCCGGGGCCTATACCGACCTCAACCGCCTGGCGCAACTCAAGAGTGGCGCCGGCCGCGACAGCCAGGCCAACATCCGCAAGGTCGCCCAGGAATTCGAATCGCTGTTCATGAACGAGATGCTCAAGTCGATGCGCTCGGCCAATGACGTACTCGCCGAAGGCAACTACATGAACAGCTCGACCACCAAGCAATACCAGGAAATGTACGACCAGCAGTTGTCCGTGAGCCTCTCCACCAAAGGGCACGGCATCGGTCTGTCGGACGTCATGACCCGTCAGTTGTCGCAGATGAATGGCGGCAAGCGCGCTGGCGCGAGCAACCCGTTCGCCAACGTCGCCGGCGCCAACTCGAAGCTCCACAGCACCTCCACCTGGCCCTCCACCAGTGGCGTCAACGCCAGTGGCAAGGCTTTGCCGCAGCCGCAGGAGGGCCGTGACGACTCCAAGCTGCTCAACGCCCGCCGCCTGGCCCTGCCGGGCAAGCTGGCCGACCGCGTGATGGCTGGCATCGTGCCGGGCGCTGCGACAGCGCCGGAGCGGGGCAGTCCGCTGGCCGGCAACGACTGGCAGACCGCCAGGTCCTACGCCAGCGCCGTGGACGCCATCGATGCCGCCGCCGGTGCCCAGGACGTCAGCGGCCGCCGCTACGCCCAGCCGCCATTGGCGCCGGGCAAGTCGGCGTTCGCCTCGGCCGACGAGTTCGTCGCCACCATGATGCCGATGGCGCAGAAGGCCGCCGACCGCATCGGCGTCGATCCGCGCTACCTGGTGGCCCAGGCCGCGCTGGAAACCGGCTGGGGCAAATCCATCATTCGCGACCAGGACGGCTCCAGCAGCCACAACCTGTTCGGCATCAAGGCCGGCTCCAGTTGGGGCGGCGACTCCGCGCGAGCGCTGACCAGCGAATACGAGAACGGCAAGAAAGTGAAGGAAGTCGCGGCGTTCCGCTCCTACGACTCCTTCGAGCAGAGCTTCAACGACTACGTGAGCTTCCTGCAGAACAACGACCGCTATTCGGACGCGCTGGGCTCCACCGAGCGCCCCGAGCAGTTCATGAAGGAACTGCAGCGCGCCGGCTATGCCACCGATCCGAACTATGCGCGCAAGGTCGCGCAGATCGCCAAGCAGATGCAGGTGTACCAGGCGGTCGCCGCGGCGGACACCCCGCCCCTGGGATAA